The sequence ATATTGGCGTGTTCATCGGATAAGTTAAGACGTGCTGGATTGTCGGGGGCGAAGGTGCGAGCGATTGTTGGCATCGCGATGCATTGGCACAAGCATCCTGATTGGGAACGGGAGCTTAAACATCTTGACGACGCCGCGTTGCAAGCAGCGCTTGTACAATTGCCTGGGGTTGGTCCGTGGACCGCGCATATGGTGATGATGTTCGGGCTTGGCCGACCGGATGTCTGGCCGGTGGGTGACCTAGGCATTCGAAAGGCCATGCAG comes from Gammaproteobacteria bacterium and encodes:
- a CDS encoding DNA-3-methyladenine glycosylase 2 family protein, giving the protein MMILDSPQAMAHATEQLCHCEPRMAEVVRRIGPCQMAPWQYSLFERLIYSVVGQQLSMQAARTIRSRLLATLACEPGALTASAILACSSDKLRRAGLSGAKVRAIVGIAMHWHKHPDWERELKHLDDAALQAALVQLPGVGPWTAHMVMMFGLGRPDVWPVGDLGIRKAMQ